The Branchiostoma lanceolatum isolate klBraLanc5 chromosome 3, klBraLanc5.hap2, whole genome shotgun sequence DNA segment TTACTAGATTCAATGCCCCCCAAAAGGCGGCACAAATTCATCACTTGTTCAGCGAAGCCTGTGATTCTTTTAGGCAGTAAATCCAGCGACGCGGTGTTGTCTCCACAGCTAGTTCAGGATTTGCACATGTTTTCTGGTCAACCTTCAAGGACATGCCAAACTTTCTGAGCAGCAAGGccctttttaccttcgccaataagGTTGCGTTTTCTGGGCTGTGTCTCAagttgtgtgtttgtgcgtgtgaacggcataactcaagaagtcgAGGATGGATCTCTATGATATCTAGTATGTTGGTAGGAGTtcgtatgaaaaaaaattgtaagattATGGGCCCTCTGGGGGCATTCTAttctactgcagcagaactttcggtttgatatctcgtgttcgtGATTTTTGAACGAACAGTTTAATCGATGCTAGACATAATCaaatgctgattatgcaaatcaggatgcAATATGCATAACCAATGCACCCTTCTTTAGCAGCACTGAGATAACCCTTACTGTATACGAATaggtcaatatatcaaagaatgttaagACCATAGGGccaattgtgtaaatgatacgctggactcaacatgtttatttactcatatctattcaatgcatttatgtaacgttatagttcaATTCACTTGTATTCACTTGACTGTTCGCATGTATAGATtaattttgcatgattaatgagaaagtgGTATAATTACATAGTGGCATTCGGTGAACATTGTTACATTTggaaccttatttgcataattgataaagaaatgccAGAATAGCTTTTTTGTGACATAtgaagactttcatactttggacaacttctgttatctgggtggagaagatgatcaactgatgaaagttatgcaaatgaggaccttgaCTACATTAGCAATGCGAAACCTTTATGGTCAGTGgtaaaagttaacatcatttggcggaACTCCATCAGTTTTCCAAACTTATAAGTGCGCCGTCTTCCTCCTCAAGTACGCCATTAGCCCGCGCACGCTGCGCTGAGAGAGGTAATTACGTACTGCTCCCTATGATCAGCCGCTATGTAGCAGGTCCTTGGAAATAATGATCTATTACACGGCCTCTACCTTGTTAGCATGAACTTCAAATTCTTATCGATTCAGATTCAACAACTAACcggtttttatttttttcggcaaacattatataatgtcctttgttctagttaattgagctgtatacacaaggtgttttatcacatatgaatacccagagtagttgcttcagatgatggtacaacaagctcttttctccatttgttgtacttaatctattgagatgtatacccatctacaaggacatgtttactgttgaatcaatgaggttttatatgaaacctcattggttgaatacaggaataaaagacctgttggtcatgatatcatattttgtcgcctcaattcttgtttaacaagatttatgatttcaagatttgaaaatataggaatcttgtttttgcccgccttgttttttttcgccctatctcattagttttggagtctgtggatgatgtcatccataaaatttacttgctgtggccttaaaaCCACTTTAAAGTGTGAAAAATACATAAAGATGTTCTTTTGGTTTACTTATATTATTCTAAAACAAGTTAATGATACTATTTTGAAAGAAGTAAAGTAGTCATCACTGCCCCCTGCAGTCAATTAACCCTTTATAGAACTTCACGTTTTCTTCATTAGTCATGTTAAGtaggacataatttgcataaaaacatttctttattttgatcATTACCTTGTGTGCCTATCTGCCCAAAACGATTCAAATCATCCACCCTGCCCCACTTATCCGCTTCCAAATATAACAACACAGACGCACAATGCAGTTGAAAACAAGCCAAACTTACTCACTTACTTCCTACCCCAAGACTTATCCACTACTAAAACACCATGAACCTGGCATTTGCAGAAAAATTAACCTTAAACTCTTAAGCTTTGCTGCAATACCgtaacttgaccttccttttctcGACCCCTACATATTTACTAAATATTATGCAGAACCATCCACACTTCGTCGATcaaggttagacacccaggtaataatatacgccaaaaatagttactcaggcaactggcgCATCTACACTTCACAGCATCaaattatgttgtccacaaacaaacaaacaaacaaacaaacaaacaaacaaacaaacaaacaaccatacatacacagcctgctgcagtaccgtagaaaaacaccaggtgaaccattttcgaacttgaccttcctttcttcaaccactactcacctaccaaatatcatccaaATATCCAACGACGGCTTCTTAATCCACACCACAACTGCTCCACCATGGCACAACCGAAAAGGCAATTGATATGTAAAGTttttaactttatttacatatatttcAGTACATGTCATGTGAACGTCAGCAACATACAGATTGAACTTTATgcgtttttttctttcacaggtTGGTTCACAAGTAACGCTATACCCCGGAGTTCTTACTTGCCCTTGGGTAACAGTGCTTGCGCTACCTTACCTCATAGAATACTGTACCAGACGAATATCGAGTTCACAGTTCCAGTTGTactttaaatacatgtactgatatTCTTACAAGTTACATGACTGTGGTTACAATTTCAATCAACATGTTTCAATCATTGGCtaggtacacatgtacaaatagaACATATGCTCGACTCGCACAGCATAGAAAGACACAACTCCATCCGTTTGTCTAAAATAATGACAAGAGTCTCACAAGTTTGAGTTAAATTCCGACTGGCTGTCCGTAATCTATAGACGCCGGTATGTCCATCACTGCAGCGCTATGTGCTTATGGtgccgcgaacgtaaaaccaccgcgaacaatccattttctccataTATAACGCGAAATTCGATCCCCGCGAACTTATATGCTTTGTAATGAGACAGTGGACAGGTAGAGGCCTTATTGAGTACATCAAGCTGTCTGCCTTCGGTGGCCTTTAGCAGGCGTGCGGCTCTTtatggtgccgacacgccccGGGACACGCCCCGGGACACGCCCGGGACCCCTCGCATGCTCGCTATCGACGtaattgtcaatggagaccgcatTATTTTGGTCCTTTTAACAATGTCATACATGTTCCGCctttaaggccccctctcactgggctacGGTACTGTGGCGGCattgccacggcagatttttacggcaccgtcgcgtttctttcaccaaatttcatttgcactctcactgacgtgcggcgcatttgcgtttgaagcccagatgagcaagttattgaatgaaatttattgttcgacaatcgtatatggtacaatatatggcactaaatcaacaatactgcaaggctaacctatcctacaattataagtacaaaacattatcgataacagtgtatgaattacaataaagccatgtatggattattttttccctcgcttttaggatgaagtataatgaaattgacttatgtaggtggtataggagttggacatgacaacaatacatgggacatatcgttctgtgtaccagataggctgaagtttgtcttagtagtaactAATACTTTGTAATAGTgcatctgtctctttgccataagtgggacagaccatggccattacaaattgaaatttatcttcaatattttcgctACATGTGGAACACAATCTGtaagtgcctggtgtgttgtggtgtcgatccttttcaacttctaaacAACGTGCGcggattctcagtgtagttatgcttattgatttattatgatttgatgtgatatagtcttccctaccaaagtgatttttgattttataaaatgtgtggagtttactgatgtttctaagtggttccctccagccagggagaaacgtgagtttcacactttctttaaatgtatatccaaaacggttggtattaacgttaactgcggggctaagccaaacatgtctacataatatgtcctgaacgtgagtagcccagtcattttcttcttcgaatgatgaagtgtcgtatgtttttttaatagtcctgttagtaggtaaattacttaatcttagcgagagtatctaatcaactatgtttgactatcaacgatcaataggaattcttctaattcaccccttacggcgaaacattgagtaagatttgcgatacagtgcctgacaggtatatcaagttcagtttatcactgtatttcttgaatggcagaggagcagggcgagtgcatgtagacgagtggtctgatttctttcctgagcgactagtctatcaacttccgtactggaataaatgtacaatgcagagatctaattttcagtgggattaagcaatatcccaataaaaatatcagaggatctacagctacaatcctcaacctcactacaaagCAGTAAATTAGGTTCAACCAAACTctcaaacagatcaatagctagggaaatggaccgattgcagtttgatggtagtgctttcaatttatcagaaatcgcagtgctgtcaatggatcaaaatacaatgcaaaattgatttcaagtgataaaaggattttcatttatgacacttggtgcaacaaaagtaacatgttatagaatatacgtataaccttgaaactgacatatcacttttacacaatagcgcgcgcggtgagctcccggcaaggtcccggcgagcgcgcggcactttgtcacttgcgtttttttttcaaattttgaaaaaaatcgccatttcaaccggcacgccgacggtgtggaccggcactggtacggcactgagacgtcacttgGACGGTACGcggaggtctgtgcacggcactgcggcggtagccatttccaagctaccgcacgttaccgccacagtaccgcggcccaatgagagggggcctttacaCAGGCAGTTATCGGCTCATGACCTTTGTACCGCATATGCCGATTTTTAgtgcaccttttcagttaatcAATATCATTTGATTTGTCGAtgattttgacaaattttcGTGCATTTACCAGGTATTGGTGACGACGCAGCGTTCAGAAATGCGAAGTCACTGACAATGGAGTGAATAGGAACCGGTTTGGAATTTTGGGATTCCGTGCAATTAAAAGGTGCATGTGTGTTGTGATCAGTGGTGAAATTAACTGGCTTTTACTGTACTAAATACTGCTGGCAGGTCTTGAAATTAGACTATGATACTATCGATAACAATCTTTATCGCGAGATTAGCTATGATAGCTGACATATTGACAAGTAGAGCTAACTTCACAAACATTAGGTTTACAATCACTCCACTGCAATTTccatttatcaaacaaaattcaaGTTACGCAATTGTTTTTTCGGCTACTGTGTTCTTCTCCCAGCGTTCATTCTAAGGAAGTAACGCTCCTGTGACACTATGGTATATGGATAGATTATTGCGGTAGAGGCACTGAATTGTCAAATCATTACtttatttacattatattaGTTACTTGCACTTGAATAGCACTCGATCTTCTGCGTGTGTGCATGCGGATGTTATCGGCCGTCGGGTTGGCCTGTGTATTTCCTGGTAGCTCTCCTTTCCAGTTGCCGATGGCCTGCTTGAAGGCGCTGCGGAAGTTAGTGGAGGTCGTGTTGTAGAGGATGGGGTTGACTGTGGAGTTGATGTACACCATGATGCGGCAGATGATGACGAGGATCAGCACGCCCTTGTTGCCCAGCAACTGCAACATCTCCTCCGGGGCGTAGATGAAGCCCAGCACGGTGACGCGGTAGGGCAGGAGACAGATGAAAAACAGCACGGCCACGGCCAGCAGCATGTAGGTCACCTGCTTACGGGAGCGGATCCGGTTGTCCACCGCCGCCCTCTGTCCCACGGACGGCTGGACGTCAGGGTCGTTGAGGTGGCGGCTGATGACCAGACAGCAGCCGGACAGCAGCACGATGGGCAGGAAATAAAACACGGCTGCGCTGGACACCAGGTACACCTGCGAGGTGGAAACAACATCATCATGAGTCTTGTAGTTGATTATATAGTTGGTATATTTAGCTTCAGCTCAGATTTGGATGTACATTTATCCGAAATTTACACATATTTACGGGGTCAATTTGTGGTTGGTATTTGTGGGTAAATATTATATATCACATTTGCCATGCATTTACATACGTTTGGTAAATCCCACATTTTGTGCAGTGAACAGCTGACTCCATCTCCTTCCCCATGCAAAGTTACATACAAGCCTTTAACTGTAATGGACTATCCAGAAGTAAGTTCTTCCCATAAATGAACTATCCCAAAACCACACTACTCCAAAATGAAATTGAGTGAACTCATTCGATGACAAATGAGCTTGTTGTAAAACCACTTGCATTTCTTTTTGACTCACCCTCTAAATTGTCGTTTAAGGACAACTTGGAGCTGCCGTCTATCACAGGATATACTATAATCATACCTTCAAGTCATAATGTACACAATGATATGATCAAGAAGAACAACACACCTTAGCCCAGAAGGTGTCAGTTTCAGTCTCACACGTGTAGAGCGGGTCCGGTCCAACAGAGTCGATCTGTCTGAACTGTGTGATGAACAGAACAGGCAGACTGGTGATGAAGGCTGCCGGCCACAGCACCGCCAGCACGCCGGCGATGAACCGGCCCGTCAGGGTCTCCCTGCAGTGGAGCGGCCTGCAGACGACGTAGTAGCGCTCCACACTGATGACCATGATGGTCAGGGTGGAGGCGTGGAACGTCACGAACTCCATGTACGGAGAGAAGTAGCCTGCGGAGGAAACAAAAACGTCGTTTGAGTTGTTTGCAGCTGCATCATTACTGATGGACAAAGTACCCTGCCAGGTCGGAATCAGTATGTTGACCTGTGTTGATCGAACTCAAATTGAGCCAACTAGGCTTTATTGGGCAAGGCCAGCTAGCTGTACAATTAGCAAAAATCAGTCCAAATATGCTGAATAATTTGCCGGTAGAGTTACTCCTTCAGAAAAGGTATGTATAAACGTTGGTCCTGGTACATGGTGCACCTAGATTCTTATGGCATGCTAACAGCCTATTCTCCTATTTGGCAGTATTCGACTGTTTGTTTTTCGCTCGCAAGGAAGCTTGGTGAAGACCTACAGTCAACGGCGTTTCATACATAGGTACACCACTTACTTAGCTgagatgaatgaatgtatgagcGTGCAAACAAATCTTAGATAAAGAACAcaacaatttgaaataaatcatAGACCGTCAGAAGTGGAAGTCAATTCTAAGAGTACTTACAGGCGAACTCTCCGAGTATCCACGGAAAGGAGACCCATGTTTCTATGAGGGATATGGGCATGCAGACCAGCAGTACCAGCAGGTCCGCCACGCTCAGGTTCAACAGCAGGTAGTTGGTGGGACTGCGCATGTGGGGGACCTTCAGGACCACCACGGCCACCAGCAGGTTGCCCAGGACGCCGACCAGGAAGACGACCCCGTACGCCGCCGTCACCGCCGACAGCTCGCCCTGAGTCAACATGGGAGGCTCCATCCCCAACACTCCAGTGCTATTTCTGCCTCCACTAGCATTAGATACTCCCTCCATGGTAACGTCGAAAGTGAAGATTGATTGAATAAGACAACGCTTAACGTTATATTCCTACGGCTCAGGCACACGCACAGGCGCACGAGGGTAGGTGTGACATATGAAACTAAAACGCTGTAGGAGACTGGGATGTTTCAGGCCAACTGCGGTATCCTAACAACAACGAAAAGGCTGCGCTCAAAGAAATTATTGACAATTAAGCAGGCCGGGATTCAAGATTCAGTAATTACTTATTCTGGCAGGCCAGTGTAGTATAGCCGCTTTGGGTCGTGCAACCAGTAATGGCCTCTGGGGGTTTCTATGATAGTTCTAAAAGAGTTCTCAAAATGGTTTACTGGACATAGTTTGCCGTAAAACGCTAGTTTTGAATAATGAATCTATCTGTGCCTATATGACTGGGTTCGTTTCGGCGAGTTTTGTCTCCACCACAATTCGTCCGTGGCATGGAATTGACGATGTGAGCATCCTTTAAATGTTGACGACACATGAGAGTATCCCTTTGATGCAAGTTACTTCCGAAACGCTAATTACAATGACGTATGTGACGATACTGTAAAAGACCTTGGGGCATTGGTTTGAGCATCCGCCGTGTCTTGGGCACGTTAGTTACGTATTGGAAGGCGCAGCCAGCCACTCTCCTCCACAGCCGTTTCCCTCCCCCCAAATAGAAGTTAATATTTAGACCTGGTTTGAGCGAGGCTCCGCTAGGATAGGAGCGCGATCTTTTTTTTATCCAGGCTTAAGATTTACTTGgggcaagaaaaaaaatgaaggaaaaaaagCATAAAATCACGTTGAAGATAAAGTaaatacatttgaaatgaatacatgtatagattAGGCTAGCGTGTGTTGTCGtggaaaaacaatatttcatgacAATACCAAGGTTAGACGTAGTATTCAACTCCTAGTTGTGGAGCCGATGCCCTGATGGCTAGGCTAATGGACACGGGGTCGAGAGGTCGATCCCTTGCTTTACTGGGCTAGACgtgttgtgtccttgagaaaaaAATGGTGATGTTCGGGGAATAATGGACCTAGGGTCATACAAGAGTTTGAACCTTTACGGTCGATTCGGGATTGCATACCTCGGTGAACGATTTAACCAATGGAAGTGAAACAAGAAGAGTGCAGATAGGATGTCCAGGGACGGCGTACTAGACCCCATATGACAGAATTATTTTACTTTTTCACTGCTATCCACTGCGAGAACGGCCGTTAATACAACCCAAATTTCCcaacttgacttatgtcgggtgccattcTTCCTCTGTCACCCGAACCACTGTAGCCGCCTAGAATCTCCCAACAGAGATGGGTAAAATATCAACTCAGGTGGTATTTTGTAGCTAGATATCAAGAAACATAATTGGTACCACAGAGGAAGATCGCGAGGGGCCCATTTGCTCGCGGCCACAACCTTGTCCTGCCGGGACTCCGGCTGATTGGccctctatacatgtatatgtgaggGCCACGGACCTATGTAGTGCCACCACATGCAATAGCCCTATTGAAACCACTGTCGCTTTAATTTGTTCGTGCACTAtgtgtatgcaaattaggtcataaTTTGTCAGTACTTAGTCAGCTGAAAGGGAAAGAAATTCCCGAGAATTATACACTTTTAATAAAACGAACTGACTGTGTTTACACGTAGTCGGTACATGAAACACGATTCAGCAGAGAAACATTACGAAGATTGGCGAACGTGAAAACAACAATGATTTCAACCCCCCAAAAAACTTGATGGCCTATATCGCCCATCGATCGCACAGTGTTGGAGATACTGATGGTGATCAATCTCTACCACACGTTATTCACCGATTTCCCCATCCCACAAATTTGCGGTTATTCTGTCCAAGCTGTTCGCGGCGACTGGAAGCGGAACTGCAGATGATGCGCATGCTCTGGTGGGGTGCATCTTGGAGACATTCGGACAACGAAGACTCGCTACAATATTATCGAAGTAGATTCATCTTCCGAATGTATCATGGCCGCCGGCAAGGAATGTATCTACACGGATGTGGTGATGGCATGCGCAGTACAAGGCAAATAcaagtacagacgaagccacttaattgcacctcggataaacacaccttccgtttaattgcaccgaatcccaaactcccaaaccggttcccattcactgcattgttagtgactccgcatatctgcacctcgcatggtcaccaatgccggataactgcaccaatttttttcaaaaatcctcgacaagttaactgaaaagatGCGCttaaatcggcaaacgcggtacacatgagccgatacctgccggtgtaaaggcgcaataccgccaatatgtttaaatgaatgaatgaagacctttattgcacatttctgccacacttggctaagtacaggtcacaacaaaacaaaacaacaagtacagttaacgggacaaaaagaatatgactatcattagataaattctacttctcctcgcttttcggttatagtagatataaaagaacagacgtgtttttcaatgggaggtttgtctagtcgcattaggaatatgaatttttgtacagtgcttaaatgtgtgaagtagggaaataagttttctacaagcttatacagttcatttctttctttggtatataatccacattctaccacaaaatgacattcgttttctattctattcaaattacaatgtttacataatcgttgttctagaggagtgcgagtatgtcttcccgtttcaatgtgtagtttgtggcagctgatccttagtcttgtgactgtattcctgaccctcatatttgcattacttagatatttttcttcattataagttgttttgaataatctatatgatcttaacttgtttttggcagccccacctttgttgtcgttatgtatttcttttagaaacgtttggaagtaaatgtcttttatccgctggccaatggaactaacaatttctgtatctgtatctgtatctctatagccggtataaccgccatcaggcgtaacacaccagcttcgcaggcacgcggcgcggcagcagctagtcatattacaccgaacggtctgttacacctagtctttgcatatctgactgcaaccgttctttaaagctacttagtgatgaagctcctacagtacttgatgacaacgagttccattctactatggttctcgggaaatacgaatttttgaacacgtcaatccttggctgataactctggtacttaaaagcatgactatttctggtcctcttctgagctggcattagatacttatcggtcggtacgtccacaagtttattagtcatcttgtacatcatgcaaagtctggacattgttctcctgtcctcaagtgacatccattgcaggtctgctttcatttttgttacactggcgcccctttcatagttgttcgtgcagaatctggcagcttggttctgcaccctctcgagtttatctatatccttctttgtgtatggatcccaaactgttgcagcatattcaaggtttggtcttactagagacgtgtatgcaagtgattttacctttgctgggcatgcccacaaattacgtttgatcactcccaatgtctgtttagccttagttgttactttgttgatatgggtgttccactttagccccgttgttaatgtaacgcctaggtacgggtggctctttgctgttgctagagcctgtccacagaactggtaggtggttacaattgggtttcgtttgtttgttatatgcatgatgtaacatttttccggattaaactgcattagccatctgctttgccattcttcgagtgtgttcaaatcttcttgcaaaagctgtgaatcactctgtgtggacaactctatatataacaggcagtcatcggcaaataacctaacatttgaatcaagctggtctggtaagtcatttatgtacaggaggaagagtaacggtcccagaacagttccctgtggtacgcctgacgcaactctaactggagctgaggccttgccttctaccactaccgtctgttccctattggtcaagaaagccttcaaccaatttagtgtggtgccttgaattccgtagtgctctagtttagtgatgagtctgctatgtgggactttatcgaaagctttagtaaaatcaagaattgctagatctacctgttttttactgttcagtgcgccagctatgtcgtgagctgtcaatataagctgtgtttctgtggatcgctttgctctgaatccatgttggtagtcagtcaatatg contains these protein-coding regions:
- the LOC136429434 gene encoding neuromedin-U receptor 2-like codes for the protein MEGVSNASGGRNSTGVLGMEPPMLTQGELSAVTAAYGVVFLVGVLGNLLVAVVVLKVPHMRSPTNYLLLNLSVADLLVLLVCMPISLIETWVSFPWILGEFACYFSPYMEFVTFHASTLTIMVISVERYYVVCRPLHCRETLTGRFIAGVLAVLWPAAFITSLPVLFITQFRQIDSVGPDPLYTCETETDTFWAKVYLVSSAAVFYFLPIVLLSGCCLVISRHLNDPDVQPSVGQRAAVDNRIRSRKQVTYMLLAVAVLFFICLLPYRVTVLGFIYAPEEMLQLLGNKGVLILVIICRIMVYINSTVNPILYNTTSTNFRSAFKQAIGNWKGELPGNTQANPTADNIRMHTRRRSSAIQVQVTNIM